The Peribacillus sp. FSL E2-0218 genome contains a region encoding:
- a CDS encoding bile acid:sodium symporter family protein → MGLVEKVSAFAGKTFTLWVMIFAVLAYFMPNHFIWIGAYIVPLLGIVMFGMGLTLSAADFKEVFRRPKDVALGVAGHFIIMPLLAFALAILFDLPKEVAVGVILVGCCPSGTASNVMVFLARGNVALAVAIASVSTILAPIITPLLILLLASKWVNISIGSLFISIIQVVIIPLLLGFIVKKFFGKQAEAGAKALPLVSVIAIVLIVSAVVAGSQDQLAKTGLMIFAVVVLHNVLGFILGFFFARLCGMDLAKQKAVAMEVGMQNSGLGVAIATAHFSPLAAVPSAIFSVWHNISGSILAYIFSRMQERKKSVEVKNDSIKKSI, encoded by the coding sequence ATGGGTTTAGTAGAGAAAGTCAGCGCATTTGCTGGAAAAACATTTACCTTATGGGTGATGATATTTGCAGTCCTAGCATATTTCATGCCTAATCACTTTATATGGATTGGAGCGTACATCGTTCCTTTATTGGGTATAGTCATGTTTGGCATGGGTCTTACACTGTCCGCCGCTGATTTCAAAGAAGTTTTCCGGCGACCGAAAGATGTAGCCCTCGGGGTGGCAGGACACTTCATCATTATGCCGTTATTGGCATTTGCTTTGGCAATCCTGTTCGACCTGCCGAAAGAAGTGGCGGTCGGCGTCATTTTGGTCGGTTGCTGCCCTAGTGGGACAGCTTCAAATGTCATGGTGTTCCTTGCACGAGGAAATGTTGCACTTGCGGTTGCCATCGCTTCCGTATCCACCATTTTAGCGCCCATCATCACCCCGCTTCTCATCCTGCTGTTGGCAAGTAAATGGGTCAATATCAGCATTGGATCGTTATTCATTTCCATCATTCAAGTCGTGATCATCCCGCTCCTGCTTGGATTCATCGTCAAGAAGTTTTTCGGTAAACAGGCAGAGGCCGGTGCAAAGGCTTTGCCCCTCGTATCAGTCATTGCCATCGTCCTGATCGTTTCTGCCGTCGTCGCAGGCAGTCAAGATCAGCTGGCTAAAACCGGGTTAATGATTTTCGCGGTCGTCGTGCTTCATAATGTTCTTGGTTTTATTCTTGGCTTTTTCTTTGCCCGGTTATGCGGGATGGATTTGGCAAAACAGAAGGCCGTTGCCATGGAGGTCGGGATGCAGAATTCCGGTTTGGGTGTAGCGATAGCAACCGCCCATTTCTCGCCTTTAGCTGCTGTACCCAGTGCCATCTTCAGTGTTTGGCATAATATATCCGGATCCATATTAGCCTATATTTTCAGCCGCATGCAAGAGAGAAAAAAGAGTGTGGAAGTTAAAAATGATTCGATTAAAAAAAGCATATAA
- a CDS encoding response regulator transcription factor yields MIHILIADDDRHIRELLKFHLEKEGYIVFEAEDGNEASLLLENERIHLAVVDIMMPYKNGLDLCKEIRDQYDLPVILLTAKDQLIDKEKGYFAGTDDYLVKPFEPRELIFRIKALLRRYRMVNSESIALNETIIDRKSYEVRIEGKTLLLPLKEFELLAQLGSFPEQVFTREQLIELVWGADFEGDDRTIDVHIKRLRERFSGRTDDFAITTVRGLGYKLEVNKK; encoded by the coding sequence TTGATACATATATTAATTGCGGATGATGATCGGCATATTCGGGAATTGCTTAAATTCCACCTGGAGAAGGAAGGGTACATCGTTTTCGAAGCGGAGGATGGCAATGAGGCCTCGCTGCTACTTGAGAACGAGCGAATCCATCTCGCCGTTGTCGATATTATGATGCCTTATAAAAACGGCCTGGACCTTTGTAAGGAAATACGTGATCAATATGACTTGCCGGTGATCTTATTGACTGCTAAAGATCAACTTATCGATAAAGAAAAGGGTTATTTTGCCGGTACCGATGATTATCTTGTCAAGCCATTTGAGCCAAGGGAACTAATATTTCGAATAAAGGCTCTATTGCGAAGGTACCGAATGGTTAATTCCGAATCAATTGCATTGAACGAAACGATTATTGACCGTAAAAGCTATGAGGTGCGAATTGAGGGGAAGACATTGCTCCTGCCGCTTAAGGAATTTGAGCTGCTGGCACAGTTAGGGAGTTTCCCTGAGCAGGTTTTTACGCGTGAGCAGCTGATTGAACTCGTATGGGGCGCTGATTTTGAAGGAGATGACCGAACGATCGATGTCCACATAAAACGATTAAGGGAGCGCTTCTCCGGACGGACCGATGATTTCGCCATCACCACCGTTCGTGGCCTCGGTTATAAGCTGGAGGTCAATAAAAAGTGA
- a CDS encoding HAMP domain-containing sensor histidine kinase produces MKTLYFRIVIQTILIMVLASVIAFLISNVYYHKVQKPYNGEKISKVASDIVSLYEENPSQDIDAYLNHIAGLHYQMYLFNERGEGTLYGEPFRETALDSGTISGVLNGKTYQGIASYNNGLFITGFFDDVLINSIGVPINVDGEKHALFVRPNIELQFGEIRFFLAVLLILTLLLSFLFVIINTRFIVKPITKLTEATKRIADGDYGSELNVSRRDEIGDLAQHFSKMTQSIQRLDEMRQEFVSNVSHEIQSPLASIQGFSQTLQSEELTREQRNQYLSIIEKESRRMSLLSKQLLQLASLDKEEDPLQRSSFDLAQQIRQVMFMLEWNWREKEMVIEMDVPSIVVFADEKLMSQVWTNLITNSIKYSEMGSTIYIRLKKLDHFVEVMISDTGLGISEEDLPYILDRFYKVDKVRNRSETGSGLGLSITKKTIDLHGGTIEVQSELGKGTTFYIRLPLM; encoded by the coding sequence GTGAAAACACTCTATTTCAGGATAGTTATTCAAACCATACTGATCATGGTGCTCGCCAGTGTCATCGCCTTTTTAATTTCCAATGTCTACTACCATAAGGTTCAAAAACCCTATAATGGTGAGAAAATTAGCAAAGTCGCTAGTGATATCGTTTCCTTATATGAGGAAAATCCAAGTCAGGATATCGATGCCTATTTAAACCATATAGCAGGATTGCACTATCAGATGTATTTGTTTAATGAGCGGGGTGAAGGAACTTTATATGGGGAGCCGTTTCGGGAAACCGCTTTGGATTCAGGCACGATTTCTGGAGTTTTGAATGGCAAGACCTACCAAGGAATCGCCAGCTATAATAATGGGTTATTCATTACCGGATTTTTTGATGATGTATTAATCAATAGCATCGGTGTCCCGATTAATGTGGATGGCGAGAAACATGCCCTGTTTGTTCGGCCGAATATAGAATTGCAGTTTGGCGAAATACGCTTTTTCCTTGCCGTTTTGCTAATACTCACACTACTGCTCAGTTTTTTATTCGTGATCATCAATACACGTTTCATCGTCAAGCCAATTACGAAATTGACTGAAGCTACGAAGAGAATCGCTGATGGAGATTATGGCAGTGAATTGAATGTATCCCGACGTGATGAAATCGGGGATCTGGCACAGCATTTTTCGAAAATGACCCAAAGTATCCAGCGGCTGGATGAAATGAGACAGGAGTTCGTATCGAACGTTTCTCATGAAATTCAATCGCCGCTTGCATCCATCCAAGGATTTTCGCAAACCCTGCAATCAGAGGAATTAACAAGGGAACAAAGAAATCAGTACTTGTCCATAATCGAAAAAGAGAGCAGGCGTATGTCTTTACTAAGTAAACAACTGCTTCAGCTAGCTTCGTTGGATAAAGAGGAAGATCCGCTGCAGCGGTCCAGTTTTGATTTGGCGCAGCAAATTCGGCAAGTGATGTTCATGCTGGAATGGAATTGGCGGGAGAAAGAAATGGTGATCGAAATGGATGTGCCTTCAATCGTCGTTTTTGCAGATGAGAAACTTATGAGCCAAGTATGGACGAACTTGATAACCAACAGCATTAAATATTCCGAAATGGGCAGCACAATTTACATTCGCCTCAAAAAACTGGATCATTTTGTTGAAGTGATGATTTCAGATACGGGCCTGGGAATTTCGGAAGAAGACCTCCCGTATATCCTGGATCGGTTTTATAAAGTAGACAAAGTGAGGAATCGCAGTGAAACCGGCAGCGGCTTAGGGCTTTCAATTACGAAGAAGACGATAGACCTGCATGGCGGAACGATTGAAGTTCAAAGCGAACTTGGCAAGGGAACCACTTTT